The proteins below come from a single Papaver somniferum cultivar HN1 chromosome 11, ASM357369v1, whole genome shotgun sequence genomic window:
- the LOC113321161 gene encoding uncharacterized protein LOC113321161 yields the protein MAKNTLSPFFFGLLFLVLIPFISRQGGGVSSQSTKNYCNPGTGSPFGYRVQQNTCFGCNSYCQSLALPVGSPRNSGVQSGTCFQVAAPGPVSQYVCLCCVA from the exons ATGGCAAAGAATACTCTCTCTCCTTTCTTCTTTGGTTTGCTTTTCCTAGTCTTGATTCCTTTCATCTCTCG ACAAGGAGGAGGTGTGAGCAGTCAATCGACTAAAAACTACTGCAATCCTGGAACTGGTAGTCCTTTCGGATATAGGGTTCAACAGAATACTTGTTTTGGTTGTAATAGTTATTGTCAATCACTTGCCCTTCCTGTAGGATCCCCTCGGAATTCGGGTGTTCAATCGGGGACGTGCTTTCAGGTTGCCGCTCCTGGACCTGTTTCCCAATATGTTTGCTTGTGTTGTGTTGCTTGA